A window of Tachyglossus aculeatus isolate mTacAcu1 chromosome 21, mTacAcu1.pri, whole genome shotgun sequence genomic DNA:
tgctgttattattattattattgttattatcaggttgtcccacgtggggctcacagtcttcatccccattttacagatgaggtaacaggctcagaaaagttaagtgacttgcccatggtcacacagcagacatgtggtggagcgggatttgaacccacgacctccgactccgaagcccgggctctttccaccgagccacgctgcttcgccacttgtcggttgtgtgaccttgggcaagtcacttcacttctctgggcctcagttccctcatctggaaaatggggatgaaggctgggagccccacgtgggccaacctgatcaccttggcacagtggaaagagcccgggctttgcagaggtaatgggttcgaattccgactccgccacttgtcagctgcgtgacttcgggcaagtcacttcacttctctgagcctcagtcacctcatctgcaaatggggatgaagactgtgagcaccccgtgggacaacctgatcaccttgtaacctcctcagctcttagaacagtgctttgcacatagtaagcgcttaataaataccatatgtttgtacatatttattactctatttatttatttatttattttatttgtacatatctattctattttattttgttagtatgtttgcttttgttctctgtctcccccttttagactgtgaggtagggactgtctctatatgttgccaatttgtacttcccaagcgcttagtacagtgctctgcacatagtaagcgctcaataaatacgattgatgatgatgatgatcattattattattgtagctatcccagcgcttagcacagtgcttggcacatagtaagcgcttaacaaataccaacattattattgttattattactattatttttccccctccccttccagcctTCCCCTGCAGGCATTTTTCAGGCTCGGGGAGGCTGACTAGCGGCCAGACCACCTGGGCTTCTTTAggacccccctctccccatctgtgGGAGAaaggagccgggcctggagggggagaggggagccatGTGTGAGTGTGGTGTTATGAGccctaagccctactgagacctcacctcctccaagaggcctccccagactgagccccctttttcctctcctcctccccatccccccccgccctacctccttcccctccccacagcacctgtatagatgtttgtacagttttattactctattttatttgtatatatttactattctatttattttgttaatgatgtgcatttagttttaattctatttgttccgacgacttgacacctgtccacgttttgttttgttgtctgtctcccccttctagactgtgagcccgttgttgggtaggggctgtctccatatgttgccaacttgtacttcccaagcgcttagtaatgtgctctgcacacagtaagcgctcaagaaatatgattgaatgaatgaatatttactattctatttattttgttaatggtgtgcatttagccttaattctatttattctgacgacttgacacctgtccacatgttttgtttagttgtccgtctcccccttctagactgtgagcccgttgttgggtagggactgtctctatatgttgccaacttgtacttcccaagcgcttagtacagtgctctgcacacagtaagcgctcaataaatatgattgaatgaatgaatatttactattctatttattttgttaatgatgtgcatttagttttaattctatttgttctgacgacttgacacccgtccacgtttttttttgttgtctgtctcccccttctagattgtgagcctgttgttgggtagcgactgtcgctatatgttgccaacttgtacttaccaagcgcttagtaatgtggtctgcacacagtaagcgctcaataaatacaattaaatgaatgaatgaatgtgagcttcTGCTGTAGCAACGGGGGCTGAGCAGTTatcactccccccgccccagaaCCCTGGGACCTGAAGGGCCTGGTACAGATGGTCCTGCAGAccgtggattattattattattattattaataataataataataataataataatgatacttgttaagcacttactatgtcccccaTACTttgtacctctagactgtgagctcgttttgggcagggattatgcagcagcgtggctcagtggaaagagcacgggcttgggggtcagagatcatgggttctaatcccagctccgccactggtcatctgtgtgactttgggcaactcacttcacttctctgtgcctcagttatctcatctgtgaaatggggattaagactgtgagccccacttgggacaacctgattaccttgtattccccccccacagtgcttagaacagtgcttggcacatagtaagcacttaacaaataccattattatttgtttattgtctctctttatagctgtattgtactttcccaatcgcttagtacagtgctctgcactcagtaagcactcaataaatacgattgaataaatggcaAGCgcgggggtatatacaagttaatcaagttggacccagcccctgtcccacacggggctcacagtcttaatccccatttttcagacgagggaactgaggcacagagaagggaagtgtcttgcaaagggccacacagaagacagcattagaacccagatcctgaatctagctttaattctgtttgttctgaccattttgacccgtctccatgttttgttttgttgcctgtctcccccttctagactgggagcctgctgttgagcagggactgtctctatatgttgccgacttgtcctttccaagcacttagtacagagctccagacacagcgctcaataactacgattgaatctagctttaattcgatttgttctgacgattttgacccttctccatgttttgttttgtcgtctgtctcccccttctacactgggcccaacttgtacttcccaagcgcttagtacagtgctctgcacacagtaagcgctcaataaatacgattgaatgaatgaatgaatgactccctgcagtctagccactaagccacgcagtttAGGGTGGCCTGGGGCAGGTGGAAACAATGGGTGTGGTTTGGAGCAGGGCAAGAGAAGAAAAATTGaaggccctgcccctccccggctAGCCATCCTCGCACCCATAGtcctggaaggaggggagagtggctaGTGGCCGAGGGGACCACTAGGTCCCCGATGGAGGCCTGTGCAGTTAGGAAGGTGGGCATACTAACACCTGCTTTTCCAGCGTAGCCGGGAGCGGGGccgatcagaataataataatgatgatggtatttgttaagcacttactatgtgccaagcactgttctgagcattggggtagacacaagataatcaggttgtcccactcgtggggctcacagtctcaatccccattttccagatgagctgaggcacagagaagtgacctacccaaagtcacgtagctagtgacagtcaggattagaacccacgacctctgactaccaagcccgtgctctttccaccaagacacGCTGCCGCCACGTGATCAGAAGAGAAATATCTCGACTTTTCCAACCATTTTCCAACCCCTCCTCCTCTGCGTTGGCCTCCCCTGGAGGACAGGGGATCGTGTGCGGAGTGCGAAGCCGCGGGCGGGAAGTGGTCAGGGCTCGGTATGAGGCCGAGTCGGGGTGTTGATCGTTATTTTCAAATGTGCAGAGCCCTAACTAAACCGATCTGGCCCCCGAGACGCTGCCGGGGAGGAAGTGGTTACTTGGGAGCTCCCGAGTAGGGTGTTTTTTTTCTCAAGTTCGAGGTCACCGCCGCAGACGCGAGCAGAACACGGGTTAGGCCAAGTGGAAATTTAGAAAAGATTTTTGGAAGCCCCAGAAAGCATGCCGCTTTCAGCTTTTTGGACCCAGGCAGCGGGGCGGGACCAGCTTTTCCCTCAAAAATGCTGAGATGTggtagaggaaaaggaaagatggATTTCAAAAGGGGTCAGTTCCGCaaaatccccccctccccgccatcctTTTCCAGGATGAACTGGGAGACTCGtctcatcccttttagactgtgagcccactgttgggtagggactgtctctgtgtgttgccaacttgtacttcccaagcgcttagtacagtgctctgcacacagtaagcgctcagtaaatacgattgattgatcaggagtgAAGCTGGCAAGGAACATCTCCTTACTCTGATCAGGGGGAAGTTCTttagactttttcctcttgtttTTGttactagcccactgttgggtagggactgtctctatatgttgccaacttgtacttcccaagcgcttagtacagtgctctgcacacagtaagcgctcaataaatacgattgatgatgatggtggtggacaGGAGCAAGGCTGAGGGAGAGCAGCCCCAGAATCTGAttggcccttttttttttaatggtaataataataataataatggtatttgttaagtgcttactatgtgccaagcactgtactaagcactggaggagatacaaggttattaggctgtcccaggtggggctctcagtctttattcccattttccagatgaggtaaccgaggcaaagaagtgaagcgacttgcccaaagtcacacagctgacaagtggcagagctggaattagaacccatgacctctgacgtgcctactgtgccaggcactgtactaaatcccagctccgccacttgtcagctgtgtgactttgggcaactcaacttctctgggcctcagttacctcatctgtaaaatggggattaagactgtgagctccccgtgggacaacctgatcaccttgtcacctccccagcgcttagaacagtggtttacacatagtaaacgcttaataaatgccattattattattattattattattattgttaaatgctggggttgctacaagctaatcaggttggaattagtcagtcccccgtggggcttacaggcttgagAGAACCACATCATCCCGGGACACATCTAAGAGGGGTTGGGGTGGCGAGAGGCCGTCTCATGGAAAGAAACCTAATCGAGACCTCCGGTCTCAGGCAGTCCGTGGGGAAGGCTGCCACCTCCGCTTAGAGCACTgggctggcagcgtggctcaatggaaagagcccgggctttggagtcggaggtcagtggttcaaatcccggccccgccacttgtcagccgtgtgactttgggcaagtcacttcacttctctgggcctcaattacctcatctgtaaaatggggattaagactgtgagccccttgggacaacctgatcactttgtaacctccccagtgcttagaacagtgctttcaacatagtaagcacttaataaatgccattgttattattattattattattattatttcctagacTGGATCTGCCTTTTCTTTGGGGTTTGGTGGATTGTGATTTTACAAACTGGTTGAGCCATCCAGTGCCTTTTTCTTTTGGGCCTGGAAAGTAAGTTTAAAGAGGATTCATAGAATACCATCACCGcatattattttttatttctccAAATGAAAACATAGTTCTTCACCACCATTCTTTCAGAAGGCTATTTTTAAACATCTCAGCCTTGAAAATGCATCTGGGCAGAGCATTTAAGCAAGTGAGGCATTTGTGATCTTGCCACCTCTTGCTGTGCTAGATACGCTGCTTAAGTCCTTCATTCAGAATTCATCctaaattcagcgcttagaacagtgctttgcacatagtagtaataataataataataataatggcatttgttaagtgcttactatgtgcaaagcactgttctaagcgctgggaagatacaaggtgatcaggttgtcccacgtggggctcacagtcttaatccccgttttacagatgaggtaactgaggcttagagaagtgaagtgacttgcccaaagtcacacagctgacatttggcggaggtgggatttgaacttatggcctctgactccaaagcccgggctctttccactgagccaagcacttaacaaataccattattattattattatcaataataacttCTGTATTGCTGATTTTGAACATTTGTTTTTCTCCTCCATTCTAGGTGAGCAAGGGAAAGCTAtcaggccacccccttctccgacTACTTGTTAGCATCATTACAGGGTCTTATTTTAAACAGATCCTGTttacaagggaagcagtgtgacctagtggaaaaagcctgagtctgggagtcagagaacctgggttctaatcccacctctgtcgctTACCAGCtgagtgtccttgggtaagtcacttaacttctctaggccttagtaaaatgggggttaaagcctACTCCCTCTTAGCCCGGGaatcccctgtgggatagggaccgtgtccaacttgattgccttgtgtctatcccaggacttagaacagcgcatggtacataagcacttaacaagtactctaaTTACTGATTATGATAGCTTTAAGtgggatttatttttaaatgggccACTTTCtatctccttgcgggcagggcacctatctaccaacactgttatagtgtactctcccaagcgcttagtacagtggtcagcccAGAGAAAGTGATCAGTGAATACTATgatagtttttagactgtgagcccactgctgggtagggactgtctctatatgttgccaaattgtacttcccaagcacttcgtacagtgctctgcacacagtaagcgctcaataaatacgattgatgatgatgatcataatttagggatttgctcagtggaaagagcaagggctttggagtcagaggtcacgggttcaaatcccagctccgccaattgtcagctgtgtaaccttgggcaagtcacaacttctctgtgcctcaattccctcatctgtaaaatgggggttaagattgtgagccccctgtgggacaacctgatcaccttgtaacctctccagcgcttagaacagtgctttgcacatagtaagcgcttaataaatgccattattattattattatccctcctcccGAGGACCCGGTGAAGGCGATGAGCTCCGGAGCACATttccctgagcagggaggggaggagctccCTCTCTGAATAAATCCTCTTTTCTCTTTAGGTTCAGCAGTTGATCCAGGAGTCGAGATGCGTCGCCGCCTGCCCTGGCTCGCCCTGTACGTCCTGCTGGTCTTGCTGCTCggctgcctcctcttcctgagaaagagccccagcctgggcacATCCCCTCTGGCCCTAAGAGGGGAGAGCAGGTCCGCGCCCCAGCCCCCGTCCCGGGTCACCACGGCGTCCCGGCCCATCCGGTGCCCCTCCAACCAGTTGGCGGCGAGTGGGTATGGGGGCCTGCCGCCCCGCCACCGTCTTTTCCTGGCCTACAAGCACTGCCGCCACTTCTCCATTTTGCTGGAGCCCAAGAGCTGCCCCGCAGACACCTTCCTGCTGCTGGCCATCAAGTCGCAGCCCGCCCACGTGGACCAGCGGACGGCCATCCGCAACACCTGGGGCCGGGTGGGTGTCGGGGGCCGCCCCCAGCCCCTGAAGCTGGTGTTTctgttggggttggggggtgccACGCCGCCACCCCAGCTGTTGGCCTATGAGAGCCAGGAGTTCGATGACATCCTGCAGTGGGACTTTGCCGAAGACTTCTTCAACCTGACCCTGAAAGAGCTGCACTTCCAGCGCTGGCTGGCAGCCGCCTGCCCTCACGCCCGTTTTGTGCTCAAGGGGGATGACGACGTCTTTATTAACGTGCCCAACGTGCTAGAGTTCTTAGAGGGGAAGGACCCCAAGGAGGACCTCTTTGTCGGGGACGTCATCAGCCGGGCTCTGCCCATCCGGAACTCCCGGGTCAAGTACTTCATCCCCCTGTCCATGTACAAAGCCCGCTACTACCCCCGCTACGCGGGAGGGGGTGGCTACGTGCTCTCCCAGACCACGGCGCGGCGGCTGAGGGGGGTGATGGAGGAGGCCGAGCTGTTCCCCATCGATGACGTCTTTGTGGGGATGTGCCTGCTCAAGCTGGGCGTGAACCCAACCCACCACCCGGGATTCAAAACGTTTGGGATCCGGCGGCCCTTGGACCCCCGGGACCCGTGCCTGTACAGGGGCCTGTTGCTCGTGCACCGCCTCAGTCCCCTGGAAATGTGGACCATGTGGGCTCTGGTGAGGGATGGGGGGTTAAAGTGTGCCGCCGTCCTCCCCCGGGACGGCCGCAGGCTGACGGAGAAACCAAGGACTGGAAGTTaggttttctcctttctttcggCTTTTGACCCGATGCGATTGTTCTGGCCAAAGCTGTAGTCCCACAGGCTAACAAAACCCTCAGACCCGCACTTGTtgaaagggtggggaggagaccaGTGGGTGTAGAGGAGACCCCTTCGATGCTAAAGACCCAGTGGGCTTAACTGCGAACTGGGTCACGCGATTAGCGTGGGACGGTGCCTCAGGGGGAAGGACTCGGACCTTTAGGATCTCCTCAGCAAGAAAAGCTCCTAGAAATACCTTCTAAAGCCTCTCCCCGGAAGCAGATGAAACCAAGCTGCATCTCCCGGACTCAGCTCAGAACTGTTTCAGCTCGGTTGGATTCACTACTTTCGTCTACCGACTTCAGGTATCGTATTTTCTGGCCTTGTCTATTCATCCCAACAAAAACATGGGAGGCCTGAACAGCCTAGGTAAAATGGCAAGACAAAAAAATTTAGCTAATGGCTGCAGGTTATTCACCTAAAGATTTGTTGGTAATGACTGAAgactatatatattttttaaagtacAAAGATATTTTCCAGTTTGGAAAAGTAAAGGGATTATTACTGAAAAGGAAGGAAACAGGGTAAGTGTGATTGTACCCAACTGTAAATAGCCAAACGCTGCAGCATTTTTCTTATCTACCCTTTCTATTTccattcttttcccctccttcttgcCCACCCACAGAGCAGCTTGGGCATTCAGCATTAGGGCCGGTATCTCCTCTTAAGTGTTCAGGAAACAGTTACAAGGAAGGTATCaccatgtattttttttaaaacctcaCGCTGTACATTTCAGAAGTTTAAAGCCCACTTCCTAGAAATGAAGGAAAATGCTAGGTGAGTCACCTCTGTAAAGCTCAGAAAGGGGCAGGAAAATGGTTAGCACCAGCTCTTTCCTCCAGACTACGGGTCAGGCACTGGGCCCAAACCTGCCCCGTGTCTGTTCAGTGCCGACCGGGGCTGAAGGGGCCTGTGCACACGTTTGTGGACTGACCGGTGAGATGGAAATCAATGATTCAAGACTTAGCCCTGGCCTTCGGTGGCCCGAGCCTGACCTCTTCTGAAGAGGGGCTTAATCTGCATAGTCTATGTTCTTCTTCAGCATCAGGACCCGCTACCTCACATCTTCCTACCTTAAGGAAAGTAGCAAGTGAATTCCAACACTGCTCGCTCCAGCTGGCTTTCAACCACGCTGGCTTCTGGGAATTAAcatacggggtggggggggatgccgCTGCCCCCTCAATCTTCCCGCATATAAGCCTCCTGTTCGTGCTCCAGGAGCGGGGAGGGTCTACGGCTGCTTGGTGGCTCTGGCGTCTCCTCAGGTCTCCGAGAGCGGAGTTCTTCTGTCTGTGCCTCGGCCAACTTGGTCTCTGCCTTCTGGGAGAGCTGGCGCACCTCCTGCACCTGAGTCTTCACCACCTGAACGTGACTGCGAGCCGTCACAGACGCCTGATCCGCACCTGCACGTAAAGTGGAGCTTAAAAGACCTAATTTTCCAACATAGtcctactgtatttattgatatcaatattcattcattcaattgtatttactgagcgcttactgtgtgcagagcgctgtactaagtgcttgggaagtacaagtcgatctgtctccccctccagccccgaaacctcctcgtgggcagggaatgtgcctaccaactctgtaatactgtattctcccaagcgcatgaaagagtgctctgcacacagtaagtgctcaataaataccactgactgattgagcagcAGTGATGACAGGCAGTGCAAGTCACGGGCTGGGAAGAGCCTGGCCAAAAGTAGTTTTGCTGAGGCATTTTACAtctagaggtgagagagagagagagagagagagagagagaaggccccTTTGCTCACCTGCCTCAGGTGCTAGGGGAATAGCTTCTCCTAGCACCTGCTTTCCCCCACTACATCTCctattaagtcaatcaatcaatggtattcgagcgtttagtgggtgcagagcacaagtgcttgggaaaggacaaggcaacagttggtagacacttttcctgcccacaagaagctatgTCAAAATAGCAACAACTCTTActtcttctctctcttgctcctccCCACTTTGGAAAGGAAGGTATCGGGGGAAAAGTTTATATGGCCAATCTTCCCCAAACTGAATATAAAAGGGCCAGGCAGGGTTACcccaagcagcagcagcacaggtcCCTGTCTGTCAGAGTGCTACAGCCCCCAGCCTTGTCTCCCTGCAGCCAGGGGTGACCTCAGCCTGGATACCAGTGTAGCTCTCGCAGGGGCCTGAGATGGGAGGGAATAAAAGGGGCTAAAAGGAATAAAGTAATAAAAAGGAATAAAAGGAATAAAAGTAGTGCTTGTTGCTCCCTCCTGGCCCAGGAGGTTTGGAGTGCACGGAGGGGGCTGGAGAGACTGCGCGGAGGGGAGATGGGTCAAGGTCCAGCCGTGTCCACCCCGGGCCCTTGCGGAATCACAGCAGAGCCTGTGGCTCTGGAGATACCAATGCTGCCTGCCTACCCTCATCCTAAAGCGTTTCCATCCTTCCATGCCAAGACCCCAcagaaagaacaaaaacaaaacccccaCTGGTAGATAGGAACTGAAGCAAATTTTGCAAGTTTTTTTTCAAAACCAGGTTTACTTGCCCTGAGAAACAGCCTATTCTGCAGACTCATTTGAACTCTTAACCCATCCTCTAAATGCCATTATGACATTACTTTTCTCCACCAATTCAAACTTCTTATCCCATTCATGACAACCAAATACTTCAACATGTAAGTGTGACCTAcgaaaggagcatggcctagtggaaagagcacaggcctgggaatcagagggcctggcttctaatcccagctccaacactttatTATTTTGAAAGGTACTTATTaaactgggtgccaggcaccgtactaagctctgatgtagatacaaaataatcaatttggacacagttcatgtcccgtctagggctcccagtcaattcccatgttacagatgaagtaacaggcacagagcagttaagctcAAGGTTGCCCAGCAtacgtggtggagttggaattagaacccagatcctctgactcccaaacccattctcttttcactagccccttctctgctgggtgaccgtgagcaagtcacttaacttctctgtgccccatctgcaaaatgagatacCTGTGCCATTTcctgcttacactgtgagccccatgtgggtcctgattatcttgtatctaccagagtgcttggcacgtagtaagcgcttaacaaataccacaataccgtTATTACTGCTCTTAAGTGAAAATTGCTTCAGAATAGCTTGCTAAGAAAAGCATTCTACCAAGGCGTTCCCTGCGGGCTGCAGTT
This region includes:
- the B3GNT4 gene encoding N-acetyllactosaminide beta-1,3-N-acetylglucosaminyltransferase 4: MRRRLPWLALYVLLVLLLGCLLFLRKSPSLGTSPLALRGESRSAPQPPSRVTTASRPIRCPSNQLAASGYGGLPPRHRLFLAYKHCRHFSILLEPKSCPADTFLLLAIKSQPAHVDQRTAIRNTWGRVGVGGRPQPLKLVFLLGLGGATPPPQLLAYESQEFDDILQWDFAEDFFNLTLKELHFQRWLAAACPHARFVLKGDDDVFINVPNVLEFLEGKDPKEDLFVGDVISRALPIRNSRVKYFIPLSMYKARYYPRYAGGGGYVLSQTTARRLRGVMEEAELFPIDDVFVGMCLLKLGVNPTHHPGFKTFGIRRPLDPRDPCLYRGLLLVHRLSPLEMWTMWALVRDGGLKCAAVLPRDGRRLTEKPRTGNETKLHLPDSAQNCFSSVGFTTFVYRLQCRPGLKGPVHTFVD